One Tubulanus polymorphus chromosome 5, tnTubPoly1.2, whole genome shotgun sequence DNA segment encodes these proteins:
- the LOC141905665 gene encoding protein sprouty homolog 2-like: MDSDNGDSEIRRISAAAASRYARPTIHSVRPTPQAPVLRSLEQVRPVRATNEYVDSPHLQKCGNNNLVVSIGRPTSIQHENPSLDKVFKEQAPPITQEPTSDSHSDSIICQKCHKCKCKSCTQPKELPDSWICDKTVHCSAEECINTCTCLCCVRCLFYHCFKDAEKDIDVSSADDPCACCNKPHCCARWAFLGLMSLCLPCLCFYMPARCLVDTITDCYNCCNRQGCRCRRERSTSSKRLLLESESSSS; the protein is encoded by the coding sequence ATGGATTCTGATAATGGGGACTCAGAAATAAGGCGCATTAGTGCCGCGGCAGCATCGCGGTATGCACGACCAACCATTCATTCAGTGAGGCCAACTCCTCAGGCGCCCGTCCTGAGGAGTTTGGAGCAAGTGCGTCCCGTGCGTGCCACGAATGAATATGTAGACTCTCCTCATCTTCAAAAGTGTGGCAACAATAACTTGGTTGTGTCGATCGGGCGGCCGACTAGTATACAGCACGAAAATCCATCTCTGGACAAAGTTTTCAAGGAACAAGCGCCGCCGATAACGCAGGAGCCGACATCCGACTCGCACTCGGACTCGATCATCTGTCAAAAATGTCATAAGTGCAAGTGTAAAAGCTGCACGCAACCGAAAGAACTTCCGGACTCGTGGATTTGTGATAAGACAGTGCACTGCAGCGCCGAAGAATGTATTAACACGTGCACGTGTTTGTGCTGTGTCAGGTGCTTATTCTATCATTGTTTCAAAGACGCCGAAAAGGACATTGACGTGTCGAGTGCCGACGACCCGTGCGCTTGTTGCAACAAGCCCCACTGTTGCGCGCGTTGGGCGTTTTTAGGATTAATGTCGTTGTGTTTACCGTGTCTATGTTTTTATATGCCGGCTCGGTGTCTCGTCGACACGATCACGGACTGTTACAATTGCTGCAACCGCCAGGGCTGTCGTTGTCGTCGCGAACGCAGCACGAGCAGTAAAAGGCTGCTCCTCGAGTCGGAGAGCTCCAGTTCATAA